A window of Brettanomyces nanus chromosome 2, complete sequence contains these coding sequences:
- the RPL6A_1 gene encoding 60S ribosomal protein L6A encodes MSAPADKWYKAHDDPVAKKTRKTVRPQKLRKSLVPGTVLILLAGRFRGRRVVYLKPLEDSTLLISGPFKINGVPLRRVNARYVIATSTNVSLEGLGLDKFNVTYFAREKKSSAKKSEKDFFNEAGAKKVIKAERIEDQKVVDKFLITEIKKTPLLKQYLASSFSLKNGDKPHSMKF; translated from the coding sequence ATGTCTGCCCCAGCTGATAAGTGGTACAAGGCTCATGACGACCCGGTTGCAAAGAAGACCAGAAAGACTGTCAGACCACAGAAGCTCAGAAAGTCTTTGGTTCCAGGCACAGTGTTGATCTTGTTAGCAGGTCGTTTCAGAGGTAGAAGAGTTGTCTACTTGAAGCCTTTAGAGGATAGCACTTTGTTAATCTCCGGACCTTTCAAGATCAATGGTGTTCCTTTGAGAAGAGTCAACGCTAGATATGTCATTGCCACCTCTACCAACGTTTCGTTGGAGGGACTTGGCTTGGACAAATTCAACGTCACTTACTTTGccagagagaagaagtctTCTGCCAAGAAGTCCGAGAAGGATTTCTTCAACGAGGCTGGTGCCAAGAAAGTTATTAAGGCTGAAAGAATTGAGGACCAGAAGGTTGTCGATAAGTTCTTGATCACTGAGATCAAGAAGACTCCATTGTTAAAGCAATatttggcttcttctttctctttgaagaacGGTGACAAGCCTCACTCCATGAAGTTCTaa
- a CDS encoding uncharacterized protein (BUSCO:EOG09341UDE~EggNog:ENOG41) has translation MLRPNLPAPRETVSKSDPQILEVLPHERMYSIQIGARLFKLSGASLSFDSPSYFTNYFLQHGNESEVLFIDRSPRVFEKICLHLQGYSIHVEDEYEYLYLYADSTYFHLDKLHSKLLDEGFFVNVGGKAFQIPKCIFLQQGNYPNYFSVIYDTLVSDPFLTNSELLRPPPLSPVTVQRCPALFDQLLQVLQGNHIEITSEIHRRDLINEAKYYSFFALEQQFIKVDISINPCSGREEVLVNFNDLKKEGLLNSSSNQSSSSVQYARPYIDMYSHRDLVLQIDSAEASLLINIDDSFVSLTIVGKTAKKLHDLLVVVSDDLMYELVNNKLPKLTLLVHMNQCCTYINGLEVQDDWISKLIDAKCDIAVTSPDAKYSSEFSTDLPPPLKRRTPPKVIAVRLLKSQWKVSVAGRNKIWMNGVLCDGVLDEPNFNKKRGFL, from the coding sequence ATGCTGCGTCCAAACCTTCCAGCACCGAGGGAAACCGTTTCTAAATCGGACCCTCAGATTCTAGAAGTGCTCCCCCATGAGAGAATGTACTCGATTCAGATAGGTGCACGACTGTTCAAACTTAGTGGTGCATCTCTCTCTTTCGATTCACCATCTTACTTTACCAACTACTTTTTACAGCATGGCAATGAGTCCGAAGTGCTTTTTATTGACCGTTCTCCCAGAGTCTTTGAGAAAATATGCCTGCATCTTCAAGGTTATTCTATTCATGTAGAGGACGAGTATGAGTATCTTTATCTCTATGCCGATTCCACCTATTTCCATTTAGATAAACTTCACTCTAAGTTACTTGACGAAGGTTTTTTTGTTAACGTTGGCGGTAAGGCTTTCCAGATTCCTAAATGCATCTTCCTGCAACAAGGTAACTACCCCAATTACTTCAGCGTTATCTATGATACTTTAGTATCGGATCCTTTCCTAACCAATTCCGAACTCTTACGACCACCTCCTCTGTCTCCCGTCACTGTGCAACGATGTCCTGCCTTATTCGACCAGCTTCTGCAAGTTTTGCAAGGTAATCATATAGAGATTACTAGTGAAATACATCGCCGTGATCTTATCAATGAGGCTAAATACTACAGTTTCTTTGCTCTCGAGCAGCAGTTCATCAAAGTTGATATAAGTATCAATCCTTGCTCAGGCAGAGAGGAAGTTCTTGTCAACTTCAATGATCTTAAGAAAGAAGGTCTTctaaattcttcttctaaccaatcatcctcttctgtACAATATGCTCGTCCTTACATTGATATGTATTCGCATCGTGATTTGGTCTTGCAGATCGATTCTGCGGAGGCTTCATTGCTTATCAATATCGATGATTCCTTTGTCAGTTTGACAATTGTCGGCAAAACTGCCAAAAAGCTACATGATCTCCTAGTTGTGGTCTCCGATGACTTGATGTATGAGCTCGTCAATAACAAACTTCCAAAACTAACCCTTTTGGTTCATATGAATCAATGTTGCACCTATATAAATGGTTTGGAGGTTCAAGATGACTGGATCAGCAAGCTTATTGATGCAAAATGTGATATTGCCGTTACTAGTCCTGATGCAAAGTATTCCAGTGAGTTCTCTACAGATCTTCCCCCtcctttgaaaagaagaacacCACCTAAGGTGATAGCCGTTAGACTTCTCAAGTCACAATGGAAAGTCTCTGTTGCTGGAAGAAACAAAATCTGGATGAATGGTGTACTATGTGATGGTGTATTGGATGAGCCgaacttcaacaagaagcGGGGGTTTCTATAA
- a CDS encoding uncharacterized protein (BUSCO:EOG09343OVZ) yields MPHYPYQHILLNKRGDTLFASAANSVFVFSISGTEATLISKWTDQIDPYYGIRKHHKDLMEKYEREQRELDEAGNNEKKQKAPKMPIPGPGAPPTFTYIRGMHLTRDDTHLIILTDNDKAAVVFKVNPLETGSPSSVLRLVKRQPFPKRPSAVTTSLDDKNILVADKFGDVYSVGLLDTEIQDEEKMQPLLGHVSMLTCIDSSVDENGKECVLTSDRDEHIRVSYYPKSYVIKKWLFGHKEFVSKFVLPSWSKGKVLVSGGGDNFICSWLWQAKEGGELVSQVSVDELVKNYLGDKHLVPEKFQNENHDFKEYCVSDIIPVDSCHKLAFIFERVNALFLFDLKDDGTLSYDKTVDTDADIISGTVSGDILILSVESEERPIVAYKIEKKGDTYDIRQIAGAFQAVSENRVEVQSDDSKQNVPLFTVGGLRKRREH; encoded by the coding sequence ATGCCACACTATCCTTACCAGCACATCCTTCTTAACAAAAGAGGCGATACTCTATTTGCTTCAGCGGCAAACTCGGTTTTCGTGTTTTCGATATCTGGAACTGAAGCTACGTTAATATCAAAATGGACAGATCAAATCGATCCTTACTATGGTATTCGAAAGCACCACAAGGACCTAATGGAGAAGTATGAAAGGGAGCAGCGAGAACTGGATGAGGCCGGAaataatgaaaagaaacaaaaggCTCCTAAGATGCCAATTCCAGGACCTGGTGCACCCCCCACATTTACATATATTAGAGGCATGCATCTGACTAGAGATGATACACATTTGATTATACTGACTGATAACGACAAGGCGGCAGTTGTGTTCAAAGTGAATCCATTAGAAACTGGCTCTCCGTCTTCAGTTCTACGACTTGTCAAACGTCAACCTTTTCCTAAGAGACCATCTGCTGTTACTACATCGTTGGATGATAAAAATATTCTCGTTGCAGACAAGTTTGGTGACGTTTATTCTGTTGGATTATTGGACACAGAAATCcaggatgaagagaagatgcaaCCATTACTTGGACATGTGAGTATGCTTACATGCATTGATAGTTCAGTGGATGAAAACGGAAAGGAGTGCGTATTAACATCGGATAGAGATGAGCATATTAGAGTTTCATACTATCCAAAGAGTTATGTCATTAAGAAGTGGCTTTTTGGCCATAAAGAATTTGTTTCCAAATTTGTTTTACCAAGTTGGAGCAAGGGAAAAGTTCTTGTGAGTGGAGGAGGAGACAACTTTATTTGCTCTTGGCTATGGCAAGCAAAGGAGGGTGGAGAGTTGGTGAGTCAAGTGTCAGTTGACgaattggtgaagaattATTTGGGAGACAAGCATTTGGTTCCTGAAAAGTTTCAAAATGAGAATCATGACTTCAAGGAGTATTGTGTATCTGACATTATTCCAGTTGACTCGTGCCATAAGTTGGCGTTTATCTTTGAGAGGGTGAATgctcttttcttgtttgATCTGAAAGATGATGGTACTCTATCTTATGACAAGACAGTAGATACCGATGCTGATATAATTAGCGGCACCGTGTCTGGCGATATTCTTATATTGAGTGTTGAAAGTGAGGAAAGACCGATAGTTGCATACAAGATTGAGAAAAAAGGTGACACTTACGACATTAGGCAGATAGCGGGCGCCTTTCAAGCAGTTTCAGAGAATAGAGTGGAGGTTCAAAGCGACGACTCCAAACAGAATGTGCCATTATTCACAGTGGGTGGTcttagaaagagaagagaacaCTGA
- a CDS encoding uncharacterized protein (BUSCO:EOG09343EYP): MPLKHLYIVRHGFRSNWLPVDQQLPNPTGVDSDPALAPHGVDQANQLADFVSKELDPKPELIFSSPFYRCVETINPIADKLNLDIYLERGIGEWYKRNRGVIPFPVDHKVMSSFFPRVSDDWEWNTVIPSSVGETEEEVFERCRIFWNKFFPKLEEHFPRVETVIIVTHAATKIALGMSLMGYKNNREFLVAEDGGDGKTTCIQAGTCSLDMYSFDPASQKWHLQINGMTSFLKNGTEMNWMYTDSGFEAGSDEDVAARKKLKDKFGPEPLDSDEATVNTEDERRHGLSESGEDSKETTEAGDNDDGKTGSDMEPTVEPDSEYEDVYVSMVFPPSSNQLEQKSDTAGVPKKSTTGDKASEFDDIKANLYSKGTDSLKKIRISGLSKQRPLVQMHNNLYMGDWSKLVGTELVFNENGGFVTKVDSHVVLHSGKLESHKEEKDPLLKRAIDLAREVQQPRKDDDGDIQMS, encoded by the exons ATGCCTTTAAAACACCTCTACATAGTTAGACATGGATTCAGATCTAACTGGCTTCCTGTGGATCAACAGTTACCTAATCCTACAGGAGTAGACTCAGATCCTGCTTTGGCTCCTCATGGTGTTGATCAGGCAAATCAGCTGGCAGATTTTGTTTCTAAAGAGTTGGATCCTAAGCCAGAACTCATCTTCAGCAGTCCTTTCTATCGATGTGTTGAGACTATCAATCCTATTGCTGATAAGCTTAACCTGGATATCTATCTTGAACGTGGTATTGGTGAATGGTATAAGAGAAATAGAGGTGTTATTCCATTTCCAGTCGATCACAAGGTGATGTCTAGTTTCTTCCCACGCGTCTCTGATGACTGGGAATGGAATACAGTGATTCCTTCCTCTGTTGGTGAAACGGAGGAGGAGGTGTTTGAAAGATGTCGGATTTTTTGGAACAAGTTCTTCCCCAAATTGGAAGAGCATTTTCCCCGTGTGGAAACCGTTATTATTGTGACACATGCAGCCACCAAAATTGCTCTGGGGATGTCTCTTATGGGTTACAAAAACAACAGAGAATTCTTAGTTGCAGAAGATGGAGGTGACGGTAAAACTACCTGCATTCAAGCTGGTACATGCTCTCTTGATATGTATTCGTTTGATCCTGCTTCTCAGAAATGGCACTTACAAATTAATGGTATGACAAGTTTCCTTAAAAACGGGACAGAAATGAACTGGATGTACACAGATAGTGGCTTTGAAGCTGGATcggatgaagatgttgctgcaagaaagaagcttaAGGACAAATT TGGTCCAGAACCATTGGATAGCGATGAAGCAACAGTGAatacagaagatgagcGACGACATGGATTATCGGAATCTGGTGAGGATAGTAAGGAGACaacagaagcaggagataatgatgatggtaaaaCTGGATCAGATATGGAGCCAACTGTGGAACCTGATTCAGAGTATGAGGATGTTTATGTGAGTATGGTTTTTCCTCCAAGCAGTAATCAGCTAGAGCAGAAATCAGATACGGCTGGGGTTCCTAAAAAGTCGACTACTGGCGATAAAGCATCAGAGTTCGATGACATAAAGGCCAACCTATATAGCAAGGGAACAGACTCGTTAAAGAAAATCCGGATTTCGGGCCTTTCGAAACAGAGACCATTGGTTCAAATGCATAACAATTTATATATGGGAGACTGGTCCAAGCTGGTTGGTACAGAGCTTGTTTTCAATGAAAACGGTGGGTTTGTCACCAAAGTCGATTCGCATGTTGTCCTGCATAGTGGAAAACTAGAAAGCCataaagaggagaaagatcCTTTACTGAAAAGAGCCATTGACTTGGCGAGAGAAGTTCAGCAGCCTAgaaaggatgatgatggtgacATACAGATGAGTTAA
- a CDS encoding uncharacterized protein (EggNog:ENOG41), producing MTEHKFTPETPVKLDPPKDDPITMEQLIKCDGVQSDKLYIAIKGQVFDVTANQKSYGVGSAYHSLVGRDASRALGKMSLGPEETNPSISWDYSSLTEQELRVMNDWYMFFKNRYNIVGRISKH from the exons ATGACAGAACATAAATTTACTCCCGAGACTCCAGTGAAGTTAGACCCTCCAAAAGATGACCCAATCACCATGGAACAACTGATCAAATGTGACG GTGTCCAATCAGATAAACTCTACATAGCCATCAAAGGACAGGTGTTTGACGTGACGGCTAACCAAAAATCATATGGTGTCGGTTCAGCGTATCATTCCTTGGTTGGAAGAGATGCCAGTCGAGCCTTGGGAAAGATGTCTCTTGGACCGGAAGAAACAAATCCAAGTATCAGCTGGGACTATTCGTCCCTAACTGAGCAAGAATTAAGAGTTATGAATGATTGGTACATGTTTTTTAAAAATCGCTACAATATAGTGGGAAGAATATCCAAGCATTGA
- a CDS encoding uncharacterized protein (EggNog:ENOG41) — translation MEAAMSAISAGPPGSAGPSGTRGISGRVIHPRHSVVDGITQSNASMALDKSAYIDISQEVHVNGNMNNNMNNNYDHQQAQYGQPYSNLNSMGGLPPPMANLAPPGSSRNGSLTSGVSFNRFMKSKFSRTANRNGHRKNKESKFDDDDFNGDGNINTNITEPDMSFDDLKHIRGGGRYGMGASAFSLDASSYVPMFNIGPSTSSKPGANSYSPISNESYRKQQVTHKKMMAMRYSRLSQTQLQGGQGGASLGPGGEMYPPRTMSLQTFGQGNRQVMPMNGPGMQQMNGLGMPMNGPGAPMNGPGAPMNGPINGPMHLNSLGGGGVPPNMPPMGGYPHTMSMQSAGYYGRNGGPRQRFMPPQSQFMRPPFGSPKPDMRRVPQSTSQSSLQQSMPGYPNPSYRNNSLTQRQQPMYSGPPQGYQNQQQRQPMNYPAQRFHQSQSLEDLPESDSQTQETQVPPPQSRSQFSQIPEAPPIPEVLPILLPQRQSQKPMAAPPDHSSKPAYDYNVPSSRETQEVPIHSRDPSSSLVAESYSSNVNQAGTLTSYRSDISLQHDQAPKSMVSTSPPHVFQPQAGKVKVNRYVFTDSEDEENDEDESQEGDGEQSRKSEGQYSTDASNSNSMESPIPQRTSKTASSTTDAEYFSVEKVTSEGIVSPSGSYLKELGAPALMNDNSSYASSSTSYDSDSIRKTPDITLKHDRFTDSGDKAMKVSGESFDFTSSPGKKDREILLPDGDNDGETSSARGNIEITKHELLDELNNSVRNADMKQGVLTPPAEHHKIKSMIPDYLNEEFRNGNSRAQESKNTEIPSWTPSSSDAVGAIGTNVAGLIASQSQGTSQTDSSNSFLPHKKSSDVTSASNPVYSNNKVPSYTQSVASTSQSRATSGVSSASFRKAPPPLPKDGVEGYQKKNIILVSPETSSNLQENHHKSNSTLSSIENAFARSPKMAGAKNFFLKITQRHRHHSSKGSKSSDKDAQEAESFKVYPPLPNASIGQPLGKSANLVEEKKKSLPPEPLAKDNDPLLNYRLTLNIPRDDNSDHRLTKFLEMDNYSNKTPTESILPKRIVGPVGDKFIPKINVRYKTDLKEYLQPSQLGVLNDNTKLLKELQIVSTELAGSISRELTLEGKLRAKSLVSASILKETENGSKVSELTEQLNEERRKRYATEEMILKRSDGVSDNSQMTEMGYKNSSLSKKIVELEDQLQSEKMRTNLLEEERDKLKSSLEDMSKKYRDLTNNVVPELQNQVEILSNSNNPQNSLEERLESLQLENESLKQQQISESDEVTVLKSQRDSFREALKNLKIQRDIDFRMNAEKVKSQEHTVNKLSSINGQLSRKLLATGLMGRGEISIVGSPSIRTNTSFEDSPLME, via the coding sequence ATGGAAGCTGCTATGTCAGCCATCTCGGCGGGTCCTCCTGGATCTGCAGGCCCCTCAGGTACTAGGGGAATATCCGGGCGCGTGATACATCCAAGGCATTCTGTCGTGGACGGAATTACCCAGTCAAATGCTAGCATGGCGTTAGATAAAAGTGCATATATAGACATCTCCCAGGAGGTACATGTCAATGGCAATATGAACAACAATATGAACAACAATTACGATCATCAGCAAGCTCAGTATGGCCAACCTTATTCAAATTTAAATAGTATGGGCGGTCTGCCTCCTCCTATGGCTAATTTGGCTCCTCCAGGCTCTTCTAGAAACGGATCTCTTACCTCTGGCGTCTCCTTCAACAGGTTTATGAAGAGTAAATTCTCTCGTACCGCTAATAGAAATGGCCACAGAAAGAACAAGGAGTCCAAatttgatgacgatgatttCAATGGCGATGGAAATATCAATACCAACATTACAGAGCCTGATATGTCTTTCGATGACTTGAAACATATTCgtggaggaggaagatatGGAATGGGAGCATCCGCGTTTTCATTGGACGCTTCTTCTTACGTTCCGATGTTCAATATTGGCCCGTCAACAAGTTCGAAGCCAGGAGCTAACAGCTATAGTCCCATTTCCAACGAGTCTTATAGAAAGCAACAGGTAACACACAAGAAAATGATGGCCATGCGATATTCTCGCCTGTCTCAGACTCAGTTACAGGGAGGACAGGGAGGAGCTTCTCTTGGGCCTGGTGGAGAAATGTATCCACCAAGAACTATGAGTTTACAAACCTTTGGTCAGGGAAATAGGCAAGTAATGCCAATGAATGGACCAGGAATGCAGCAAATGAATGGACTTGGAATGCCAATGAATGGGCCTGGAGCGCCAATGAATGGGCCCGGAGCGCCTATGAATGGTCCCATCAACGGACCTATGCACTTAAACAGCTTAGGAGGTGGTGGTGTTCCTCCGAATATGCCTCCTATGGGTGGTTATCCACATACCATGTCTATGCAATCCGCTGGATACTACGGCAGAAATGGTGGCCCAAGACAGAGGTTTATGCCACCTCAATCTCAATTCATGAGACCCCCTTTTGGTAGTCCCAAACCTGACATGCGCAGGGTACCTCAGTCTACTTCTCAGTCTTCGTTACAACAATCAATGCCCGGATATCCAAATCCATCTTACAGAAACAATTCCTTGACCCAGAGACAGCAGCCTATGTATTCAGGTCCTCCTCAAGGTTATCAAAATCAACAACAGCGTCAACCTATGAACTATCCGGCTCAACGTTTTCATCAATCACAAAGTCTAGAAGATTTACCGGAATCCGATTCTCAAACTCAAGAAACACAAGTACCACCACCCCAGTCTCGGTCTCAATTCTCGCAAATTCCTGAAGCCCCTCCCATACCAGAAGTTCTGCCTATATTGCTTCCACAGCGTCAATCGCAAAAACCGATGGCTGCCCCTCCTGATCATTCAAGTAAACCAGCATATGATTATAATGTACCAAGTTCTAGAGAGACGCAAGAGGTTCCTATTCATTCTCGTGatccttcttcctctttggTTGCCGAATCTTACAGTTCTAACGTTAATCAGGCAGGTACACTAACATCGTATCGTTCAGATATATCACTACAGCATGATCAGGCGCCTAAAAGTATGGTCTCGACGTCTCCGCCTCATGTGTTTCAACCTCAGGCAGGAAAGGTCAAGGTTAATCGATATGTGTTCACCgatagtgaagatgaagagaatgatgaagacgaaagTCAAGAAGGAGACGGTGAGCAGTCTCGAAAATCAGAAGGGCAGTATTCCACAGATGCTTCTAATTCTAATTCGATGGAATCTCCTATTCCCCAGCGAACCTCCAAGACTGCCTCCTCAACTACGGATGCTGAATATTTCTCGGTCGAGAAAGTAACTTCTGAGGGTATTGTATCTCCCAGCGGTTCTTATCTCAAAGAACTAGGAGCACCAGCGCTTATGAATGACAATTCATCTTATGCTTCCTCTTCTACCTCGTATGACAGTGATTCCATACGTAAGACACCGGACATTACCCTCAAGCATGATCGATTCACAGATAGTGGCGATAAAGCTATGAAGGTAAGTGGCGAGAGTTTTGACTTTACGTCGAGCCCTGGCAAAAAAGATAGGGAAATTCTGCTTCCAGACGGTGATAACGACGGCGAGACATCTTCTGCGAGAGGCAACATCGAGATCACTAAGCATGAGCTTCTTGATGAGCTGAACAATAGTGTGAGAAATGCAGACATGAAGCAAGGGGTGCTCACGCCTCCAGCTGAACATCACAAGATCAAGAGCATGATTCCTGATTACTTGAACGAAGAGTTCAGAAATGGGAACTCTAGGGCTCAAGAGTCGAAGAATACTGAGATTCCTAGCTGGACACCAAGTTCCAGTGATGCTGTAGGCGCTATTGGCACTAACGTCGCAGGTTTAATTGCCTCACAAAGTCAAGGCACCAGTCAGACTGATTCGAGTAATAGTTTTCTTCCGCATAAGAAGTCGTCCGACGTTACCTCGGCTTCAAATCCGGTCTATTCGAACAATAAGGTTCCATCATATACTCAATCGGTCGCCAGCACTTCACAAAGTCGTGCTACCTCAGGCGTTtcatcagcttcttttAGAAAGGCACCACCACCATTGCCCAAAGACGGTGTTGAGGGTtatcaaaaaaagaatattaTTCTAGTTTCCCCTGAGACATCTTCtaatcttcaagagaatCACCATAAAAGTAATTCTACGCTGAGCAGTATAGAGAATGCCTTTGCAAGATCTCCGAAGATGGCAGGCGCAAAGaatttctttctgaagataACACAGAGGCATAGGCACCATTCCTCGAAGGGTAGCAAGAGCAGTGACAAGGATGCTCAGGAAGCCGAGTCATTTAAAGTGTATCCTCCGCTTCCTAATGCAAGCATTGGCCAGCCTCTTGGAAAATCTGCTAATTTGgtggaagagaaaaagaagtctcTTCCACCAGAGCCGCTTGCTAAGGATAATGACCCACTTTTGAACTACCGGTTAACTCTCAACATTCCAAGGGATGACAACTCGGATCATAGGTTGACTAAATTCTTGGAAATGGACAATTACAGTAATAAGACACCTACAGAGTCTATACTTCCTAAAAGGATTGTGGGTCCGGTGGGCGATAAGTTTATACCGAAAATTAACGTTCGTTACAAAACGGACTTGAAAGAGTATCTACAACCTTCTCAGTTGGGTGTTCTTAACGATAATACTaagttgttgaaggagCTACAGATTGTTTCAACAGAGTTGGCTGGATCCATATCCAGAGAATTAACATTGGAAGGTAAGCTTAGAGCTAAATCCCTTGTGAGTGCTTCAATATTGAAGGAAACTGAGAATGGTTCTAAGGTTTCCGAACTAACGGAGCAATTgaatgaagaaaggagGAAGCGCTACGCTACGGAAGAAATGATATTGAAGCGATCGGATGGAGTTAGTGACAATTCTCAGATGACAGAGATGGGATACAAGAACTCATCGTTAAGCAAGAAGATTGTGGAATTGGAAGATCAGCTGCAGTCAGAAAAGATGCGAACGAACCTcttggaagaggaaagagacaaattgaagagcagTTTGGAGGATATGAGTAAGAAGTATCGGGATCTAACGAATAATGTGGTTCCGGAGCTTCAAAATCAGGTGGAGATTCTTTCTAATTCGAACAATCCTCAGAATTCACTGGAAGAACGTTTGGAATCACTCCAGTTGGAAAACGAAAGCTTaaaacagcagcagatCTCGGAATCGGATGAAGTTACAGTGCTTAAGAGTCAACGTGACTCGTTTAGagaagcattgaagaatctgaagaTACAGAGAGACATTGATTTTCGAATGAATGCTGAGAAGGTGAAGTCTCAGGAGCATACAGTCAACAAGCTCTCGAGCATAAACGGACAGCTTTCAAGGAAGTTGTTGGCTACTGGATTAATGGGCAGGGGAGAGATCAGCATAGTCGGTTCTCCTAGCATACGGACTAACACCTCTTTTGAGGATTCTCCTTTGATGGAATGA